One Sphingobacteruim zhuxiongii DNA window includes the following coding sequences:
- a CDS encoding ISAon1 family transposase N-terminal region protein, which translates to MQEAERKLLSLLMPEGLLEYFQILEVDQVDNQLHIYLDELNIAPTGYEHSKLESKGFMPSTEISDFPIRGQKVTLHIRRRRWTVLDTGDIITRDWNLVREGARMTTEFGLFLKKIFG; encoded by the coding sequence TTGCAAGAAGCCGAACGTAAATTACTATCCTTATTGATGCCCGAAGGGCTTTTGGAATACTTCCAGATTTTAGAAGTTGATCAGGTCGACAATCAACTCCATATTTATTTAGATGAACTTAATATTGCTCCGACAGGCTATGAGCACAGCAAGTTGGAGTCAAAGGGTTTTATGCCTTCTACTGAAATTTCAGACTTTCCCATTCGAGGCCAGAAAGTTACGCTACATATCCGCCGTCGTCGATGGACGGTACTGGATACCGGAGATATCATCACAAGAGATTGGAACCTAGTGCGTGAGGGCGCTCGAATGACTACGGAATTCGGGCTTTTTTTAAAGAAGATATTTGGATAG
- a CDS encoding ISAon1 family transposase N-terminal region protein, which translates to MQEAERKLLSLLMPEGLLEYFQILEVDQVDNQLHIYLDELNIAPTGYEHSKLESKGFMPSTEISDFPIRGQKVTLHIRRRRWTVLDTGDIITRDWNLVREGARMTTEFGLFLKKIFG; encoded by the coding sequence TTGCAAGAAGCCGAACGTAAATTACTATCCTTATTGATGCCCGAAGGGCTTTTGGAATACTTCCAGATTTTAGAAGTCGATCAGGTCGACAATCAACTCCATATTTACTTAGATGAACTTAATATTGCTCCGACAGGCTATGAGCACAGCAAGTTGGAGTCAAAGGGTTTTATGCCTTCTACTGAAATTTCAGACTTTCCCATTCGAGGCCAGAAAGTTACGCTACATATCCGCCGTCGTCGATGGACGGTACTGGATACCGGAGATATCATCACAAGAGATTGGAACCTAGTGCGTGAGGGCGCTCGAATGACTACGGAATTCGGGCTTTTTTTAAAGAAGATATTTGGATAG
- a CDS encoding ISAon1 family transposase, whose translation MQTISSFYGISASKLRRYYRNKLSGFQDWEHRENARDGLIFPQNISGHLSIDETCLSHGELYTVVTNKEAHGKKGTIVAILSGTKSENIIPILQKIPHQLRNKVQEITLDLAGNMGLIAKRCFPNAVQVIDRFHVQQLATEALQEIRIKHRWQAIEEENQAIEAARKVKETYLPELLPNGDTVKQMLARSRYLLYKSEHKWTLEQRERAAVLFERYPDVEKAYRLAQELSWIFNTTIDKIYAFTRLAKWADKVEQAGFRSFNTVSRTINIHHKKILNYFDNRSTNASAESFNAKIKAFRSQFRGVGDINFFLFRLTKLFA comes from the coding sequence ATCCAGACCATCAGTTCATTTTATGGAATATCAGCCAGTAAATTAAGGAGATATTACCGCAATAAACTAAGCGGTTTCCAGGATTGGGAGCATCGCGAAAATGCAAGGGATGGATTGATCTTCCCCCAAAATATCAGCGGCCATCTTTCCATTGACGAGACCTGCCTATCCCATGGGGAGCTCTATACCGTTGTTACCAACAAAGAAGCACATGGTAAAAAGGGGACTATTGTCGCTATACTAAGCGGCACAAAATCAGAGAACATTATCCCCATCCTTCAAAAGATTCCACATCAATTACGCAATAAAGTTCAGGAGATAACACTTGATCTAGCTGGTAATATGGGACTGATAGCCAAAAGATGCTTTCCCAATGCTGTTCAGGTAATAGACCGTTTCCATGTCCAGCAATTAGCCACTGAAGCGCTTCAAGAAATAAGGATAAAGCACCGCTGGCAGGCAATAGAGGAGGAAAACCAAGCTATTGAAGCGGCTAGGAAAGTGAAAGAAACCTATCTGCCAGAACTATTACCCAATGGAGATACCGTAAAACAAATGCTGGCAAGAAGCCGGTACCTGCTTTATAAGAGTGAACATAAATGGACTTTAGAACAAAGAGAAAGGGCTGCTGTACTATTTGAACGATATCCGGATGTTGAAAAGGCCTATAGGCTAGCTCAGGAACTCTCTTGGATCTTCAACACAACAATTGATAAGATCTATGCCTTTACCAGACTAGCTAAATGGGCGGATAAAGTTGAACAAGCTGGCTTCAGGTCATTCAATACCGTCTCCAGAACCATAAATATCCATCACAAAAAAATATTGAACTACTTCGACAACAGAAGTACTAATGCATCCGCAGAGTCTTTCAATGCAAAGATAAAAGCTTTCAGAAGTCAGTTTAGGGGAGTAGGTGATATCAATTTCTTCCTGTTCAGATTGACCAAATTATTTGCTTAA
- a CDS encoding ISAon1 family transposase N-terminal region protein, which translates to MHDSFKALMPLIIPEGVSDYFEMTHYSQGEGRLDIFLEEMNIIPEEFEHNKLVSKGFYEPVTLQDFPIRGQQVYLHVKRRRWLNQDTDQVVYRNWELVAKGTRITQDFAAFLKGISGQPST; encoded by the coding sequence ATGCACGATTCATTTAAAGCTTTAATGCCCCTTATCATTCCTGAAGGAGTTTCCGATTATTTTGAGATGACCCACTATTCCCAAGGCGAGGGTCGCTTAGATATTTTTCTAGAAGAGATGAATATTATCCCAGAGGAATTTGAACACAATAAACTAGTTTCAAAAGGCTTTTATGAACCTGTAACCCTGCAAGATTTTCCTATTCGCGGACAGCAGGTCTATCTTCATGTCAAACGACGCAGATGGCTTAACCAGGATACTGATCAAGTGGTTTACAGGAATTGGGAATTAGTAGCTAAAGGAACGCGGATCACACAGGATTTCGCGGCTTTTTTAAAAGGGATCAGCGGACAGCCAAGCACATAG
- a CDS encoding ISAon1 family transposase, with amino-acid sequence MDGKQLQDQYKNHLSDFHDWDQKPHAESWTLFPENISEHLSIDETSFSNGELYTIVSSKSAKGRKGTILATIKGTKAEDIMAVLERIPLRSRNKVKEVTMDMAPNMAKAIRRCFRNARRVVDRFHVQKLAYDAVQELRIKYRWEVLDAESKKIMESRKRGIPYEPELLPNGDTLKQLLARSRHLLFKHPSRWSESQKHRAELLFLRFPKLKQAYDLGIALGDIFNKCKDKKVAFTKLGLWHNQVENAGIASFESVAKSIAAHHQYILHYFDNRSTNASAESFNAKLKASEASSVA; translated from the coding sequence ATGGACGGCAAACAACTACAGGATCAATACAAGAACCACCTCAGTGATTTCCATGATTGGGACCAAAAGCCTCATGCCGAGAGCTGGACATTGTTCCCTGAAAACATATCGGAACACCTGAGCATTGATGAGACCAGCTTCAGCAACGGTGAATTATATACCATTGTTAGCAGTAAATCGGCAAAAGGGCGTAAAGGAACGATTTTAGCAACTATAAAGGGTACCAAGGCTGAGGATATCATGGCTGTTCTCGAGCGAATACCCTTGCGCTCGAGGAATAAGGTAAAGGAGGTGACCATGGATATGGCTCCCAACATGGCCAAGGCAATCCGTAGATGTTTCAGAAATGCCAGACGTGTGGTCGATCGGTTCCATGTCCAAAAGTTAGCTTACGATGCCGTGCAGGAACTCCGTATCAAGTATCGTTGGGAAGTCTTGGATGCAGAAAGCAAGAAAATAATGGAATCACGAAAGCGAGGGATCCCGTATGAACCGGAATTGTTGCCAAATGGTGATACGCTCAAACAGCTGTTGGCTAGATCCAGACACCTATTGTTCAAGCATCCAAGCCGATGGTCGGAAAGCCAGAAACATCGTGCTGAATTATTATTCCTGCGGTTCCCCAAGCTAAAACAGGCTTATGATCTTGGAATTGCCTTAGGGGACATCTTCAACAAATGCAAGGACAAAAAGGTAGCATTTACCAAGCTAGGCCTATGGCACAATCAGGTTGAGAATGCGGGTATTGCTTCCTTTGAGAGCGTGGCAAAATCCATTGCAGCGCATCATCAATACATCCTACACTACTTCGACAATAGAAGTACCAATGCTTCCGCAGAATCCTTCAATGCAAAACTCAAAGCTTCAGAAGCGTCTTCCGTGGCGTAA
- a CDS encoding aminotransferase class I/II-fold pyridoxal phosphate-dependent enzyme, whose product MLGSWQAKLVNRIEDSTVRTLKMQRDCVDFSSNDYLGLARNPLFQGDLMSIVLKYPSALKGATGSRLISGNTRTQEEVETFLAQRYGVESALLMSSGYIANLSLVSSLALRGDTILVDELIHRSVHDGCQMSAATKWKFRHQDLNHLESLLKKARGQIWVLVESIYSMDGDYAPLADLIDLTEAYGANLIVDEAHAVGVYGNGLVYEQGLMSRVFATVITFGKAMGFHGAAVLASQELNDYLVNFASPIIYSTGNSDLMALSIQAAYQFIDKNPTLREQLQQRIMYFNSHLKRTDRKVLFSAIQPVIIPELNKLKSTAEELERAGLSVYPVMPPTVPVNTGRLRICLHTHNSFDEIDRLTTIIKEYL is encoded by the coding sequence ATGTTAGGGAGCTGGCAGGCTAAGTTGGTTAATCGAATAGAAGATAGCACAGTCCGCACGCTAAAGATGCAAAGGGACTGCGTGGACTTCTCATCCAATGATTATCTCGGCTTGGCACGAAATCCATTGTTTCAGGGAGATTTAATGAGTATTGTGCTCAAGTATCCAAGCGCTCTGAAGGGAGCAACGGGATCCAGATTGATTAGCGGAAATACGAGAACCCAAGAAGAGGTCGAAACTTTTCTAGCGCAACGTTATGGAGTCGAGAGCGCCTTACTTATGTCCTCAGGATATATTGCTAACCTATCGCTTGTCTCTTCGTTAGCACTCCGTGGCGATACGATTCTTGTGGATGAATTGATTCATCGCTCTGTTCATGATGGCTGTCAAATGAGTGCCGCCACAAAGTGGAAGTTTCGACATCAGGATTTAAATCATCTTGAGAGCCTGCTAAAAAAGGCTAGAGGGCAGATTTGGGTGCTTGTAGAGTCTATCTATTCCATGGATGGCGATTACGCCCCTTTAGCAGACTTAATTGATCTGACAGAAGCTTATGGTGCAAATTTGATCGTTGACGAAGCACATGCAGTCGGCGTTTATGGTAATGGATTGGTTTATGAGCAAGGGCTAATGAGTCGGGTGTTCGCGACGGTTATCACCTTTGGAAAAGCAATGGGCTTTCATGGGGCTGCCGTTTTAGCTTCTCAAGAGCTAAATGATTATTTGGTCAACTTCGCTTCACCAATCATTTATAGCACTGGGAATTCAGACTTGATGGCGCTTAGTATACAGGCGGCTTATCAATTTATTGACAAGAATCCCACATTGCGAGAGCAGCTTCAGCAGCGCATCATGTATTTTAATTCTCATTTAAAAAGAACCGATAGAAAAGTATTGTTCTCTGCTATACAGCCCGTTATCATTCCTGAATTAAATAAGTTGAAGAGTACAGCTGAAGAACTCGAGAGGGCGGGATTATCGGTCTATCCTGTGATGCCGCCAACGGTTCCAGTGAACACTGGAAGGCTTCGGATATGCTTACATACACACAATAGCTTTGATGAAATAGATCGATTGACAACCATAATAAAAGAATACCTATGA
- a CDS encoding ISAon1 family transposase, translating to MDGKQLQDQYKNHLSDFHDWDQKPHAESWTLFPENISEHLSIDETSFSNGELYTIVSSKSAKGRKGTILATIKGTKAEDIMAVLERIPLRSRNKVKEVTMDMAPNMAKAIRRCFRNARRVVDRFHVQKLAYDAVQELRIKYRWEVLDAESKKIMESRKRGIPYEPELLPNGDTLKQLLARSRHLLFKYPSRWSESQKHRAELLFLRFPKLKQAYDLGIALGDIFNKCKDKKVAFTKLGLWHNQVENAGIASFESVAKSIAAHHQYILHYFDNRSTNASAESFNAKLKASEASSVA from the coding sequence ATGGACGGCAAACAACTACAGGATCAATACAAGAACCACCTCAGTGATTTCCATGATTGGGACCAAAAGCCTCATGCCGAGAGCTGGACATTGTTCCCTGAAAACATATCGGAACACCTGAGCATTGATGAGACCAGCTTCAGCAACGGTGAATTATATACCATTGTTAGCAGTAAATCGGCAAAAGGGCGTAAAGGAACGATTTTAGCAACTATAAAGGGTACCAAGGCTGAGGATATCATGGCTGTTCTCGAGCGAATACCCTTGCGCTCGAGGAATAAGGTAAAGGAGGTGACCATGGATATGGCTCCCAACATGGCCAAGGCAATCCGTAGATGTTTCAGAAATGCCAGACGTGTGGTCGATCGGTTCCATGTCCAAAAGTTAGCTTACGATGCCGTGCAGGAACTCCGTATCAAGTATCGTTGGGAAGTCTTGGATGCAGAAAGCAAGAAAATAATGGAATCACGAAAGCGAGGGATCCCGTATGAACCGGAATTGTTGCCAAATGGTGATACGCTCAAACAGCTGTTGGCTAGATCCAGACACCTATTGTTCAAGTATCCAAGCCGATGGTCGGAAAGCCAGAAACATCGTGCTGAATTATTATTCCTGCGGTTCCCCAAGCTAAAACAGGCTTATGATCTTGGAATTGCCTTAGGGGACATCTTCAACAAATGCAAGGACAAAAAGGTAGCATTTACCAAGCTAGGCCTATGGCACAATCAGGTTGAGAATGCGGGTATTGCTTCCTTTGAGAGCGTGGCAAAATCCATTGCAGCGCATCATCAATACATCCTACACTACTTCGACAATAGAAGTACCAATGCTTCCGCAGAATCCTTCAATGCAAAACTCAAAGCTTCAGAAGCGTCTTCCGTGGCGTAA
- a CDS encoding acyltransferase family protein: MERIASLDYYKLFLSLFVVGIHCSLFSDVDGKLAFIFDQGIFRIAVPSFILISGFYFDSINNKERLMQWCSRLIILFVFWTLVYFPFWNVEPKVLIKLIFVLNGYAHLWYIVHMLLAGIVLYYLKDKKWFKPLPTAFALFFVGCVIEYSAVYSFNEKVDTFFRFIVLSYRNFAFVCLPLLIIGYSIKKHGFKISKVAFLFVVFLFLIEILLNAQFSYRYPNPIFDIQFSLILITPLLFMAVKEIKIDSSYGKLISFISSSIYFTHLFIINLLTIYGIQSTVYKWILTIVISLLMAFPIQYLNSKLKYKIL; this comes from the coding sequence ATGGAAAGAATTGCATCTCTTGATTATTACAAGTTGTTTTTGTCGCTTTTCGTTGTCGGAATACACTGTAGCTTGTTTTCGGATGTAGACGGAAAGCTCGCTTTCATTTTCGACCAAGGGATCTTCAGAATAGCTGTGCCTTCCTTTATTTTAATTTCGGGATTTTATTTTGATTCCATTAACAACAAAGAGAGACTTATGCAATGGTGTTCTCGATTGATTATTCTTTTTGTTTTTTGGACTCTTGTGTATTTTCCGTTTTGGAATGTGGAACCAAAAGTATTGATAAAGCTGATATTCGTTTTAAATGGCTACGCGCACCTGTGGTATATTGTTCATATGTTGCTTGCGGGTATAGTTTTGTACTATTTGAAAGACAAGAAGTGGTTTAAGCCTCTTCCGACTGCTTTTGCATTGTTTTTCGTAGGATGTGTAATCGAATACTCAGCTGTTTATAGTTTTAATGAAAAGGTTGACACATTTTTCAGGTTTATTGTACTGTCCTATCGGAATTTTGCATTCGTTTGTCTTCCGCTTTTAATTATAGGCTATTCTATAAAAAAGCATGGTTTTAAGATCTCTAAGGTTGCATTTCTATTTGTGGTTTTCTTGTTTCTCATTGAGATTTTATTGAACGCTCAGTTTTCATATCGCTATCCTAATCCAATCTTTGACATTCAATTCTCTTTAATATTAATAACGCCGTTATTGTTTATGGCTGTAAAAGAAATAAAAATAGATTCATCGTATGGGAAGTTGATCTCCTTTATTTCTTCGTCGATTTATTTTACTCACTTATTTATTATAAATCTTCTGACGATTTACGGAATTCAGTCGACTGTTTATAAATGGATATTAACTATCGTTATTTCGTTACTCATGGCGTTTCCGATACAATATCTTAATTCTAAACTGAAGTACAAAATTCTATAG
- a CDS encoding aminotransferase-like domain-containing protein has protein sequence MSSPESIPYRSFIQFDRDLNQPVYLQIAQQFINAIARGHLRSGTKLLGTRQLAELLDVHRNTISAVYEELFSQGWVEIIANRGTFISSELPTLLPSNEMENQYPKAAGYPFKKSFLLDNPFEKIEYDLSFNDGTPDIRLTQIEDLSRIYAANLKRKGNRKKMGYYNQDGSEYFKEQLTHHLQLTRGLAISKENLLITRSMEMSLFIIAEIILEPDDIVVVADIGYFSSNMIFQKAGNRVCTIPVDQDGIDTTALKQLCESEKIRMVYVTAQQHYPTTVSLSAQRRLELTQLANQYGFIIVEDDYDYDFHYEKQPILPLASNDQNGMVIYVGSFGKSLAPGFRTGFIVAPENIMQEMRKHLGIIDRQGDILMEQALGELIEEGVIDRQLKKSIKVYKERRDYLGKLLTAELRDWVEFNLPKGGLAIWLNWKKPINLYELAKRCEQRHLFLPKTLLYQTHHIRGTRLGFGNLDSQEMSQAIGILKEVLSEMEN, from the coding sequence ATGAGTAGTCCGGAAAGTATTCCATATCGTAGTTTTATCCAATTTGATCGCGATCTTAATCAACCAGTATACTTACAGATAGCCCAGCAGTTCATCAATGCTATCGCACGTGGTCATTTACGCTCCGGAACGAAACTACTGGGTACTCGACAATTAGCGGAACTATTGGACGTACATCGAAATACGATTAGCGCCGTTTATGAAGAGTTGTTTTCGCAAGGCTGGGTAGAAATTATCGCCAATCGCGGTACATTTATTTCCTCAGAGCTGCCCACATTACTTCCGAGCAATGAAATGGAAAATCAGTATCCGAAAGCGGCTGGCTACCCCTTCAAAAAATCCTTTCTGCTAGATAATCCATTTGAGAAGATTGAATACGACCTTAGTTTTAACGATGGTACTCCCGATATCCGACTAACACAAATTGAAGACCTCTCGAGGATCTATGCTGCAAACTTAAAGCGCAAAGGCAATCGTAAAAAAATGGGCTACTATAATCAAGATGGTAGTGAATATTTTAAAGAGCAACTCACCCATCATCTTCAACTTACCCGTGGGCTAGCGATATCAAAAGAAAATCTTTTGATTACGAGAAGCATGGAAATGAGTTTATTTATCATCGCCGAGATTATCCTTGAACCTGATGATATTGTAGTCGTGGCAGATATAGGTTATTTTTCTTCTAACATGATTTTTCAAAAAGCAGGCAACCGTGTCTGTACAATCCCTGTCGATCAAGATGGAATAGATACAACTGCCCTGAAGCAACTGTGTGAGTCAGAGAAGATACGTATGGTATACGTCACAGCACAGCAACACTACCCAACAACCGTTTCTTTATCAGCTCAGCGCAGATTGGAACTTACTCAGCTGGCTAATCAATACGGCTTCATCATTGTTGAGGATGATTATGATTACGACTTTCATTATGAAAAGCAACCTATATTACCCCTTGCGAGCAACGATCAAAATGGTATGGTCATCTATGTGGGTTCATTTGGAAAATCACTTGCTCCAGGTTTCCGAACAGGCTTTATCGTCGCTCCAGAGAATATTATGCAAGAAATGCGAAAGCATCTTGGGATTATTGACAGGCAAGGTGATATCCTCATGGAACAAGCATTAGGCGAACTTATCGAAGAAGGTGTAATCGACCGACAGCTAAAGAAATCAATTAAAGTCTATAAGGAACGTCGTGACTATCTAGGAAAACTATTGACTGCAGAACTGAGAGATTGGGTAGAGTTCAACCTACCGAAAGGAGGACTTGCGATATGGTTAAACTGGAAGAAACCCATCAATCTCTATGAGCTAGCAAAGCGCTGCGAGCAAAGGCACTTATTTCTTCCGAAAACCTTACTGTATCAAACACATCATATACGAGGAACACGATTAGGCTTTGGTAATTTAGATTCTCAGGAAATGAGTCAGGCAATCGGCATCCTAAAAGAAGTTCTTAGTGAAATGGAGAATTAG
- a CDS encoding DoxX family protein has product MNTTGIGLLILRLFIGIRVIYGIIDNVFSMKHMKEFASFLSQFGFPIPIAAAFLSVYTQLIAATLILIGWKTKYAAGILAFHFLIALGMVHLQNNDSVEAMTPALAIFCISLALCFMGACKYALDPLKNSKNELL; this is encoded by the coding sequence ATGAATACAACAGGAATTGGCTTACTGATATTACGCTTGTTTATAGGAATCCGTGTTATTTACGGTATAATAGACAATGTATTCAGTATGAAACACATGAAAGAATTCGCTTCCTTTCTGTCGCAATTCGGTTTTCCGATACCTATCGCCGCAGCTTTCCTGTCTGTATATACGCAATTAATTGCAGCAACGCTCATACTAATAGGTTGGAAAACTAAATATGCAGCCGGAATATTAGCATTCCACTTCCTGATTGCACTCGGCATGGTACACCTTCAAAACAACGATAGCGTCGAAGCGATGACACCTGCCCTTGCAATCTTTTGTATATCGCTCGCCCTCTGCTTTATGGGAGCGTGTAAGTATGCATTAGACCCTTTAAAAAACAGCAAAAATGAACTCCTATGA
- a CDS encoding purple acid phosphatase family protein: MKSKTLFIALFLTIFSLNVFSQDKITISHQPYIQALTDSSLSIVWVTNKPAVAWVEIAPDDQSHFYAKERPKLYAAKYGYKTVGTVHQVDLKDLKPGTKYRYRVYNQEVLKHQGTRVQYGNFVATDVYSKEALTFTTPKPSDKVSFAILNDIHGKNDVLTNLIGQADMAKTDFVVFNGDMVDALISEDQMFNGFMDTAIKLFASEKPMYYSRGNHETRGPFAVAYPQYFPTSSGELYYMFTQGEACFIVLDGGEDKPDTDIEYSGIVDMDFYRVQQAEWLAKAVESPAYKNARYKIVICHMPPMGGWHGMIDIERQFVPILNKAGAQIMISGHLHKHVKQMPTAGVNFPILVNSNVNLVKAEITPQKAVFKVVDQQGKQVDEISLNPLR, translated from the coding sequence ATGAAATCAAAAACCTTATTCATTGCTCTATTTCTTACGATATTTTCTTTAAATGTATTTTCTCAGGATAAGATTACGATTAGTCATCAGCCTTATATTCAGGCATTGACAGATAGTTCGTTGTCTATAGTTTGGGTAACCAATAAACCTGCTGTTGCTTGGGTGGAAATTGCACCAGACGATCAAAGTCACTTCTATGCGAAGGAACGTCCGAAGTTATATGCTGCGAAATATGGCTATAAAACCGTCGGTACAGTGCATCAGGTTGATCTTAAGGATTTGAAGCCCGGTACCAAATACCGCTATCGTGTCTACAATCAAGAGGTTTTAAAGCATCAAGGAACACGTGTGCAGTATGGTAATTTTGTTGCAACGGATGTGTATTCCAAGGAGGCATTGACCTTTACGACTCCAAAACCTTCCGATAAAGTGTCGTTTGCAATATTGAATGATATTCATGGGAAGAATGATGTCTTAACGAATTTGATTGGACAGGCAGATATGGCAAAAACGGACTTCGTGGTATTCAACGGCGATATGGTTGATGCGTTAATTAGTGAAGATCAGATGTTCAATGGATTTATGGATACGGCAATTAAGTTGTTTGCAAGCGAAAAGCCTATGTATTATTCCAGAGGAAATCATGAGACGCGTGGCCCATTCGCTGTAGCTTATCCGCAATATTTTCCTACGAGCTCTGGCGAATTGTACTATATGTTTACACAAGGGGAGGCCTGTTTTATTGTGCTGGATGGTGGTGAAGATAAGCCGGATACAGATATAGAATATAGTGGTATTGTTGATATGGATTTCTATCGTGTGCAACAGGCAGAATGGTTGGCCAAAGCCGTTGAAAGTCCTGCATACAAAAACGCACGCTACAAGATTGTGATTTGTCATATGCCTCCTATGGGCGGTTGGCATGGTATGATTGATATTGAGCGTCAATTTGTGCCGATTTTAAACAAGGCTGGTGCGCAGATTATGATTAGTGGACACTTGCATAAGCATGTTAAACAAATGCCTACTGCAGGGGTTAATTTCCCAATTCTCGTGAATTCTAATGTGAATCTCGTAAAGGCGGAGATTACTCCTCAAAAAGCGGTATTTAAAGTGGTTGATCAACAAGGTAAGCAAGTGGATGAGATTAGTCTCAATCCGCTTCGCTAG